A stretch of DNA from Vibrio sp. ED004:
TGTCGCAATTATAAGAACTATAGCTAAAGCAGCTTTATCATAGAACTTAAAATAACAGCAGAAGGAAAGCATCATGAATGGTAAGAACATAAGAATAATTTTGAGATGGGTACACATCGCGTTAGCACTATTAGTTGGTGCGGCTTTCTATTCGCTCTTAGGAAACTTTGAAGCATATATTACAGCTACGTTATGGGGGCTAATGCCAGCGCTTGCTTTAACCTGTGTGGGTATGTGGAAACAGTCGTCAGTTATGAAAGCTTTAAAGCCGGTAAGCAAGAAAGTGCACCAGTAAGTGGAAAAGGTTACGCGAGAATCAGTAGATCTCGCGTTTGTTCTTTAGGTTGCTGACTCATTGCTGTCCAAAAACGTTACCCCCCAATCTTTCTCCGGCGACACTTCGATATAAAAGTGCCTCTTTTACCTAAACAGGAAGCAAGATGATCTTGCCATCTAGCCGTGTGGTTTTCGACTCAATAAGATCAATCGCGGTTTGCACCTCATCTAACGGAAGACAGCGGTCGACATCGAGTTGTATGTCGTTCCCGATAAAATGCTCCAACATCGATTCGAACTTGTCGCGGCGAATGTCTTTACCCTCTGCTTCTTCCCAATAGCGCAGGAAGAAGGTACTGAAATCGATAGCTTGGTTTTTTGCGTATTCGAAGAAGCGTGGCTCGTAAAAATCCAGAGAAAGCGTTCCATAGTTGATAAAGCGGCCTTGATTACCCAGAGTATGGATAAGCTCGGTTCCCGGTGAACCGCCAATCGCATCGAAGGCCACAGTTGGTTGAGGCAAACCGAGTCGCTGAATTTGTGCAACCAAATCACTGTTGGCATCCAGCACATAACATGAAGTCGTTTGAGTGCGCTCAGGTTGTGACGTCACGGTAATGATTTGAAACCCAAGTGATTCCGACAACTGAGAGAAAATCTTGCCAATGGCCGAACTGC
This window harbors:
- a CDS encoding zinc-dependent alcohol dehydrogenase family protein, with translation MTDTKQNTRISQFRFGQPKESLKLEHVALGALDKDKVRVRIEATNINPSDLLSIYGVGQYKHSHQPPRVPGFEAVGRVVESGHSKFPLNQRVLVATSGTWQNYVDVSPDNLFHIPQHLDNGYACQLYINALTAWVLTTEVAKLTKEDVLIINAGSSAIGKIFSQLSESLGFQIITVTSQPERTQTTSCYVLDANSDLVAQIQRLGLPQPTVAFDAIGGSPGTELIHTLGNQGRFINYGTLSLDFYEPRFFEYAKNQAIDFSTFFLRYWEEAEGKDIRRDKFESMLEHFIGNDIQLDVDRCLPLDEVQTAIDLIESKTTRLDGKIILLPV